In Armatimonadota bacterium, the sequence GTCACCTCGACCAGCAGCTCGTCCATGTTAGGCAGGAACTCATGCAGAGGTGGGTCGATCAGTCTTACTGTGACCGGCCTGCCGCCCATTGCCTTGAAGATACCCACGAAGTCATTGCGCTGCAGAGGAAGCAGTTTGTCCAGAGCTTCCTGGCGGGTCTTCTCGTCTTCGGCAAGGATCATGTTGGCTACCAGCGGGGTGCGCTCTGCACCGAGGAACATGTGCTCAGTGCGGCAGAGTCCGATGCCTTCTGCTCCGAGTGCGACCGCGTCGGCTGCATGCTCGGGGTTGTCGGCGTTGGCGCAGACCTTGAGCTTGCGGACTTCATCAGCCCAGCCCATGAATGTGCCGAAGTCGCCGGTGACTGTCGCGGGCTCGGTCTCGAGCTGAACGTTGTATACCAGGCCGAGGGTTCCATCGATTGTGATGACGTCGCCTTCTTTGAGCACGATATCGCCCACGTTGACCTGCCTCTTGGCTTCGTCGATCTTGACGGCGCCGCATCCGCAGACTGTCGGGATGCCGTACTGGCGGGCGATGAGAGCCGCGTGGCTGGTGCGTCCGCCGAGCTGGGTAAGAACACCCTTAGCGGCAAGCATTCCGCCGAGGTCGTCCGGGTTGGTCTCTTTGCGAACGAGGATGACTTTCTCGCCCTTGGAGGCCATTGCGATAGCGGTCTTGGAATCCAGAGCGATCTTGCCCGACGCGCCGCCGGGTCCTGCGTTCAGACCCTTTGCGATCTCCTTGGCGCCCTTGGCAGTCTTGATGCGCGGGTGGAGGAGCTGTTCGAGAGCTTCCGGCGGGACTCTCATCAGAGCCTCTTCCTTTGTGATGCGCTTCTCATTGACCATGTCTACAGCAATCTTGACGGCTGCAACGCCTGTGCGCTTGCCGTTGCGGCACTGAAGGATGAAGAGTCGGCCCTTCTCGATGGTGAACTCGATGTCCTGCATATCGCGATAGTGATCTTCGAGTTTCTGCGCGATATCGGTGAACTGCTTGTAGATTGCGGGGAACTCGTTGGCAAGCTGCGCAATCTCTTCAGGGGTTCGCACGCCGGCCACGACATCCTCGCCCTGAGCGTTCTTGAGGAACTCGCCGAAGAGCTTGTTCTCACCGTTGGCGGCGTTGCGGGTGAAGGCAACACCGGTACCGCAGTCGTCGCCCATGTTACCGAAGACCATCGTCTGAACGTTGACGGCGGTTCCGAGGTCGTGGGAGATCTTCTCGCGGTTGCGGTAGATGATGGCTCTCTCGTTGTTCCAGCTCTTGAATACGGCTATGATAGCCAGTTTGAGCTGCTCCATCGGGTCTGTCGGGAAGTCGCTGCCGGTGACTTCCTTATAATACACTTTATACTGAGCGACCAGTTCCTTGAGGCCCTCGGCATCTACTTCCGTATCGACCTTGGCGCCTTTCTTCTCTTTGAGGGCGTCGAAGATGATCTCGAAGTGATGCTTGGCCAGCTTTGGATAATCGCCTGAAAGCACGATGTCGGAGAACATCATCAGGAATCGGCGATAGGCGTCGTAAGCGAACCGCTCGTTACCGTTGGCGGCGACGATTCCCTTGAGGGTATCATCGTTGAGACCAAGGTTAAGGACGGTGTCCATCATACCAGGCATGGAAAACTTCGCGCCGGAGCGGACCGATACGAGCAGGGGATTGTTGGCATCACCCAGTTTCTTGCCCATGTCCTTCTCGACGTCGGCAAGAGCGGCTAGCACATCTTCCCAAAGTCCGTCGGGAAGCTTACCGAGCTTGGTATATTCGTTGCAGGTCTCGGTGGTGATGGTGAATCCGGGCGGAACAGGCAGACC encodes:
- the ppdK gene encoding pyruvate, phosphate dikinase yields the protein MSDKKRVYLFREGNATMRDLLGGKGANLAEMTNIGLPVPPGFTITTETCNEYTKLGKLPDGLWEDVLAALADVEKDMGKKLGDANNPLLVSVRSGAKFSMPGMMDTVLNLGLNDDTLKGIVAANGNERFAYDAYRRFLMMFSDIVLSGDYPKLAKHHFEIIFDALKEKKGAKVDTEVDAEGLKELVAQYKVYYKEVTGSDFPTDPMEQLKLAIIAVFKSWNNERAIIYRNREKISHDLGTAVNVQTMVFGNMGDDCGTGVAFTRNAANGENKLFGEFLKNAQGEDVVAGVRTPEEIAQLANEFPAIYKQFTDIAQKLEDHYRDMQDIEFTIEKGRLFILQCRNGKRTGVAAVKIAVDMVNEKRITKEEALMRVPPEALEQLLHPRIKTAKGAKEIAKGLNAGPGGASGKIALDSKTAIAMASKGEKVILVRKETNPDDLGGMLAAKGVLTQLGGRTSHAALIARQYGIPTVCGCGAVKIDEAKRQVNVGDIVLKEGDVITIDGTLGLVYNVQLETEPATVTGDFGTFMGWADEVRKLKVCANADNPEHAADAVALGAEGIGLCRTEHMFLGAERTPLVANMILAEDEKTRQEALDKLLPLQRNDFVGIFKAMGGRPVTVRLIDPPLHEFLPNMDELLVEVTELRCKNPNSPELPEKEKLLKKVVDMHEQNPMLGLRGCRLSIYMPGIVNMQVGAIIGAACEVKKSGMEVHPEIMIPLIGTVNELTYLKKQLTQVADETMKAEGIKVDYMIGTMIEIPRAALTADEIAKEAQFFSFGTNDLTQMGYGISRDDAAKFLPLYIDKQIFKTDPTDTIDQKGIGRLMKICVEDAKAVNPTIKLGICGEHGGEPDSVKFCHRIGLNYVSCSPKRIPVARLAAAQAVIEEKSKK